The region GGCATCGCCCTTGCGCACCGTGCGCTTGTCGTAGGCGATGCGGTGGCGTGCCTCGGTCTCGTAGGTCGCGCCCTCACCGTCCTTCCAGATCGTGACCTCGTAAGCCTGTCCCGGCGAGAGGAAGTCGAACGTGACCGGCACCGTGCGCTCCGTACCGTCGTTGACCGCGCCCACGAACCAGTTCTCGCTCTTGCGGTCCTTGCGCGCCATGACCGCGAAGTCGCCCACCGCGCCTGCAATCAGATGGCTCTCCTGCCAGTCGGTCGGAACCGAGGTGATGAAGTCCATCTCGCGCGGATACTTGTCGAGCTCCTGGATGAAGTCCGAGGCCATCTGGATCGGCGAGTAGAGCGCGACGTAGAGCCCCAGCTGCTTGGCCAGCGTCGAGGCGAGCGGCACGTTCTCCGCACCCTTGAGACTGAGCAGGCCCGGCGTGAAGTCCATCGGCCCCGAGAGCATGCGCGTGTAGACGAGCGTGGGCTCGTGGTCGGGCCCGTTGGCGAAGGCACCCCAGGCGTTGTACTCCATGCCGCGCGCACCCTCGCGCGAGACCCAGTTGGGGTAAGTGCGGCGAAGGCCGGTATCCTTGACCGGCTCATGCGTGTTGACCGCGACATGGTGCGCGGCCGCGACCTTCACCACGTCGAGATAGTGGTTCACCATGCGCTGGCCGTCGTGCCATTCCATCCGGCGCGCACCGCGCGGTTCGCCCAGACGTTCGCTGTCAGCGATGATCCCGCCCGCATCGGCGACATAGCCGGTCTTCACGGTGCTGACGCCGAGCTTTTCGTAAAGCGCCATGGCGTCTTCGAGCTGCGCTTCGTAGTTGGCGATGTTGCCGCCGGTCTCGTGGTGGCCGATCAGGCGCACGCCCTTCTTGCGCGCGTAGTCGGTGACCGCCTTGATGTCGAAATCGGGTGTCGCCTGCGTGAAGCTGAAGTCGTCGCCGTGACCGAACCAGTTGCCGTTCCAGCCCTTGTCCCAGCCCTCAACCAGCACGCCGCCGAACTTGTGCGCGGCGGCATAGTCGATGTAGCGCTTGGTGCGCTGCGTGGTGGCGCCGTGGTCGGGGCCCTCGGCCCATGACCAGTCGCCGCGGATCATGCCCCACCAGATGCCGATGTAGCGCTGCGGCTCGAACCAGCTGACGTCGCCCAGCTTGTTGGGCTCGTTGAGGTTGAGTTCGAGATCGTTCTCGACGAGGCCCGCGGCATCGTCGGCGATGCGGATCGTGCGCCAGGGGGTCGCGAAGGGCAGCTCGCGCACGACGCGCGGCCCCTGCGATGAAGGCGCCAGCGTGGTGCGGAAACCGCGCCCTTCGGTGCGCTTGAGCCAGTAGCCTGCATAGTCGACCAGCGCCGCCTCGTGAAACGAGAGGTGCGTGCCGTCCGCCAGACGCATGGTAATCGGGGTATGCGCGGTCGAGACACCCTCGATCGGGGTCTCCTGATAGACCTGCTCATAGCGGTTCCACTCGCCCGCCGGGATCCACCAGGCCTTGCCCTCGGGCACGATCTGGAACTCGGTGATCTCGTCGGCGATCTTCATCGTCGAGAAGGCCGCCTGCTCGGGCACCTCGTAGCGCAAGCCGATGCCCTCGTCAAACAGGCGGAAGTGGACGTTCATCAGCCGCTTGCCGTCCTGATCGGACTGCTCGAAGCGCACCGTCACCTCGTTGTGGCGGTCGTGGACGAAGCGGCGCTCGCCCCAGGGCTGCTCCCAGGTCTCCTCGCCCTGCCCGCTCTCGCTGCCGACGATATGAAAGCCGCGCTGCATGTTGAGTCCGTCGGCGAGCTGGAAGCCCATGCGGCTCGGCGCGATCAGCAGCTTGCCCTTGCGGCTGAGCGACCAGACCGGGCGACTGTCGTTGTCGATGCCGACAGTGAGGACCAGCGAACCGTCGGGCGAGGTCGCACGAACCTGCTCGGCCTGCGCGGCTTCCTGCGCCATGACATTGGCGGGCAGCATGACGGGCGCGGCAGCACCGAGACCGGCAGCAAGCGCCAGCAGACGAAATGATTTCAAAGCAACTCTCCCATGGGTTTTTGGCCCGCGTGTTTCCGGCACGTGTGTGTTTGAAGCGCCCGTTCGGACAGGATCAGGCGCGCAGCCAGAGCGCGGCGAAGGGGCCGAGCTGGCCCGGCACACCGCCGTTGACAGTGGCGACGACTTCGCCCGCCTCTTCCAGATCGGCAGGCCAGTCCTGAGCGTTCGCACCGATGTTGAAGATACCGTAGACCGTCTCTCCCTCGCAGCGCCGCCGCAGCACCAGCACCTGCTCACCGACATGGACGAGCGCGCAGTCGCCCCGGCGCAATGCTGCACTGTCCTTGCGCAGCATGAGCAAGCGGCGGGTGAGGTTGAGCAGCGAACCCGCCTCGCCTTCCTGCCGGTCGACGGCTCGCGCGAGATTGACCGCGCTGTGCGGCAGCCATGGCTGCGCATTGGAAAAGCCACCCGGCACCAGCGCGCCCTCGGCGGCCAGTTCGCACCACGGCATCGGCGTGCGCACGCC is a window of Novosphingobium aureum DNA encoding:
- a CDS encoding glycoside hydrolase family 97 protein, producing the protein MLPANVMAQEAAQAEQVRATSPDGSLVLTVGIDNDSRPVWSLSRKGKLLIAPSRMGFQLADGLNMQRGFHIVGSESGQGEETWEQPWGERRFVHDRHNEVTVRFEQSDQDGKRLMNVHFRLFDEGIGLRYEVPEQAAFSTMKIADEITEFQIVPEGKAWWIPAGEWNRYEQVYQETPIEGVSTAHTPITMRLADGTHLSFHEAALVDYAGYWLKRTEGRGFRTTLAPSSQGPRVVRELPFATPWRTIRIADDAAGLVENDLELNLNEPNKLGDVSWFEPQRYIGIWWGMIRGDWSWAEGPDHGATTQRTKRYIDYAAAHKFGGVLVEGWDKGWNGNWFGHGDDFSFTQATPDFDIKAVTDYARKKGVRLIGHHETGGNIANYEAQLEDAMALYEKLGVSTVKTGYVADAGGIIADSERLGEPRGARRMEWHDGQRMVNHYLDVVKVAAAHHVAVNTHEPVKDTGLRRTYPNWVSREGARGMEYNAWGAFANGPDHEPTLVYTRMLSGPMDFTPGLLSLKGAENVPLASTLAKQLGLYVALYSPIQMASDFIQELDKYPREMDFITSVPTDWQESHLIAGAVGDFAVMARKDRKSENWFVGAVNDGTERTVPVTFDFLSPGQAYEVTIWKDGEGATYETEARHRIAYDKRTVRKGDAMDLWLAPGGGAALRIVPVK